Proteins co-encoded in one Rhopalosiphum maidis isolate BTI-1 chromosome 2, ASM367621v3, whole genome shotgun sequence genomic window:
- the LOC113553846 gene encoding LOW QUALITY PROTEIN: tropomodulin (The sequence of the model RefSeq protein was modified relative to this genomic sequence to represent the inferred CDS: inserted 1 base in 1 codon): MMSLDNNFPPLPPPSVGDWWRVAIDVSPPTSSPPVAFQQSARPSRRSXTASRAARQLIVTGRNEERPNASHLFAVESNKSTSSKKTTTMTTAPAKLYGKNLSDYDELDVDQLLSQLSPEEISILAKEVDPDDNLLPPSERCSYECNKEATGPLNRKKLIEHINKQALETPDLPEIKPYVAGTVRGKKWVAPETNGNTEHEDKIAIDLDDEYGDALNTASQEEIIDLAAILGFHSMMNQDQYHASLLNKGQPVGLGWDGVTKATQPKVYPPEPPNQTDPEDSIKRVLDDDSKLLDLNWNNIKNISDEKFENLFKALVENTHLETLSLVNVGLTDRLALKLAEALEKNCTLRVCNVETNFISPVGIVHLVKSLLKQRSLEEFRATNQRSQVLGNKIEMELTKLIEQNPTILRLGLHLEYNDARHRIASHLQRNIDRSRLRRTGHFARTYTGGWVVHKKAK, encoded by the exons ATGATGTCACTTGATAACAATTTCCCACCACTACCACCGCCGTCGGTTGGTGACTGGTGGCGAGTGGCGATCGACGTCTCTCCTCCGACCTCCAGTCCTCCAGTCGCCTTCCAGCAATCCGCCCGTCCGTCACGGCGAT CAACGGCCAGTCGCGCCGCTCGTCAGTTAATCGTCACCGGCCGAAACGAAGAACGGCCAAACGCAAGTCATTTATTCGCCGTCGAATCAAACAAATCG ACGTCGTCGAAAAAGACCACCACCATGACCACCGCCCCTGCCAAGCTGTACGGCAAGAACTTGAGTGATTATGACGAGCTCGACGTCGACCAATTGCTCTCTCAATTGTCACCCGAAGAGATCAGCATTTTAGCTAAAGAAGTCGATCCGGAC GACAACTTATTACCACCATCAGAGCGTTGTAGTTATGAATGTAACAAAGAAGCCACCGGACcattaaacagaaaaaaactGATTGAGCATATTAACAAACAGGCTCTTGAAACACCTGATCTACCAGAAATTAAACCGTATGTTGCTGGAACTGTACGAGGAAAAAAG TGGGTGGCACCTGAAACCAATGGTAACACTGAACATGAAGATAAAATTGCAATTGATCTTGATGATGAATATGGTGATGCATTGAATACCGCATCACAAGAAGAAATCATAGATTTAgctg ctATACTAGGATTCCATTCAATGATGAACCAAGATCAATATCATGCTTCACTATTGAATAAAGGTCAGCCAGTTGGCTTAGGATGGGATGGTGTTACAAAAGCAACACAGCCTAAGGTGTATCCTCCAGAACCGCCCAATCAAACAGATCCAGAAGACAGTATTAAACGAGTACTTGATGATGATTCTAAGCTACTTGATCTCAATTGGAACAACATTaaa aATATTTCTGATGAAAAGTTTGAGAATCTATTCAAAGCTTTAGTGGAAAATACTCATTTAGAAACATTAAGTTTGGTAAATGTTGGACTTACTGATCGGTTAGCACTCAAGCTAGCTGAAGCATTAGAGAAAAATTGCACATTACGTGTTTGCAA tgtGGAAACAAATTTCATTAGCCCTGTAGGAATAGTCCATTTAGTCAAGTCCTTATTGAAGCAAAGATCTTTAGAAGAATTCCGTGCCACCAACcag agaTCCCAAGTATTGGGAAATAAGATAGAAATGGAACTTACCAAATTGATTGAACAAAATCCAACTATTCTTAGACTGGGTTTGCATTTGGAGTACAATGATGCTCGTCATCGCATCGCATCACATTTACAACGCAATATTGACAGGA GCCGCTTACGCAGAACTGGTCACTTTGCGCGTACGTACACTGGCGGTTGGGTTGTACACAAAAAGGCTAAATAA